The following are encoded together in the Anaerostipes caccae L1-92 genome:
- a CDS encoding ATP-binding protein — MDQQQEFLFLKSTYENLPTGVMQFQRDGDRLTLLHINDFGCKILGYETSSDYSFDFHSFIDKLPGNAYDEFIDALSRLKNIGDHFPFTRPIYVGEKKSWLSGTASLLSSSALTQTYICVFSDDTANVEKQLYSDYAKEKEIQILNEMCTLIVSQSYETLGLINTGNGKYQIYAVQDRDWFSQKKLEGDFDELTFHAAKELAYDEEAKELLMNATLSGITGYLNQRPDTSYSFTYRIRTHESYRWKRAEYSYLKDDKTNIIFCTQDIHSEKMEEEHLARLAEKERQIHQEKMAFFANMSHEIRTPMNAILNLSELLLRKNLPLDVEQDISTIYEIGNGLLGIINSLLSFSKLDTGNIQLTTGKYSPATMCSDICSIISARLSKKSLHFFTDLDPSIPRQLIGDEMRIREILTNLLANAVKFTVSGNIELKLRAKNLSKTKTELSFFISDTGSGIKEEDQKHLFRQFSRVDPKKNQTIMGTGLGLSISKKLTELMGGSISVESEYGKGSTFIVTIPQEICLAAPMIPPSDKMEQAEVYVYLPESDKELTKYVIRELRKLSIHPSLISSVSSISLDRSNKNSYLIMQQADFPSCQEMIDSLFLQDHVLLLMKNSDTTESKYYNYQQLYPYNLMMQTANILNGHPVKTASKKTNVYEDTTFPSAHILIVDDNDVNSSVAKRLMEPYEMDIDVASNGFDTLTMASAKDYDLIFLDHMMPGMDGIETVQKLRKMDGIRKDLPVVALTANVFSDAKTYFTEQGFSDFLAKPINVKELHNTLLQYLQDKAVLKIVEKKLDEAFISEEVKACFTSLKHFDVDASLEYFDHSADFYLEMLKTFRQGLFERRNELDKIYENQDIKLFTIHVHAIKSASKSVGALEFSDLAKTMEDFGHQNNWKSITQKYQELLDYTDLILEELDCCIKAVPAADETKESLSGYPEDIIKSLCIAVNEMDYQEVSDAIAKLDRYTYPGELQNLLDRLKTAYDNFEYGDLNRCSILMYNCL, encoded by the coding sequence TTGGATCAGCAGCAGGAATTCCTTTTTTTAAAATCGACTTATGAAAATCTTCCCACCGGAGTCATGCAGTTTCAGAGAGACGGTGATCGTCTGACTCTTCTCCATATCAATGATTTTGGCTGCAAAATCTTGGGCTATGAAACTTCTTCAGACTACTCATTTGATTTTCATTCTTTCATCGATAAACTTCCGGGAAATGCATACGATGAATTCATTGATGCATTAAGTCGTCTGAAAAATATCGGAGACCACTTTCCTTTTACCCGTCCGATTTATGTAGGAGAAAAGAAATCGTGGCTGAGCGGGACAGCATCTCTTCTCTCTTCTTCCGCTCTTACACAAACCTATATTTGTGTGTTCTCTGATGACACGGCCAACGTAGAAAAACAACTTTACTCCGATTATGCCAAAGAAAAAGAAATCCAGATTTTAAATGAAATGTGTACTTTGATCGTTAGCCAAAGCTATGAGACGCTTGGGCTGATCAACACCGGGAACGGCAAATATCAAATTTATGCCGTACAGGACAGAGACTGGTTTTCCCAAAAAAAACTGGAAGGAGATTTTGACGAACTCACGTTTCATGCAGCAAAGGAGCTGGCCTATGATGAAGAGGCGAAAGAACTTTTGATGAATGCAACGCTCTCCGGCATTACCGGTTATCTCAACCAAAGACCTGATACCTCCTACAGTTTTACATACCGGATCAGGACCCATGAATCTTACCGCTGGAAAAGAGCGGAATACAGCTACTTAAAAGACGACAAAACAAATATTATTTTCTGCACACAGGACATCCACAGCGAAAAAATGGAAGAAGAGCATTTGGCAAGGCTTGCAGAGAAGGAACGGCAGATCCACCAGGAAAAGATGGCGTTTTTCGCCAATATGAGCCATGAGATCAGAACTCCGATGAACGCTATCCTGAATTTAAGTGAACTGCTGCTGCGAAAAAATCTCCCTCTGGATGTGGAGCAGGACATATCCACGATCTATGAAATTGGCAACGGACTTTTAGGAATCATCAACAGCCTGCTGTCCTTCTCCAAACTGGACACGGGAAATATACAGCTGACCACAGGAAAATATTCTCCTGCAACGATGTGTTCAGACATATGCAGCATAATTTCCGCTCGTCTAAGCAAAAAAAGTCTGCATTTTTTCACTGATTTGGACCCCTCCATCCCAAGGCAGCTCATCGGAGATGAGATGCGGATCCGAGAAATCCTGACCAATCTGCTTGCAAATGCTGTAAAATTTACAGTTTCCGGTAATATCGAACTGAAGCTTCGCGCTAAGAATCTGTCGAAGACCAAAACAGAGCTCTCCTTCTTTATTTCCGACACCGGATCAGGAATCAAAGAGGAAGATCAAAAACACTTGTTCCGGCAATTCAGCAGAGTCGATCCTAAAAAAAATCAAACGATTATGGGAACCGGACTGGGTCTTTCTATCTCAAAAAAACTAACAGAACTGATGGGCGGCAGTATCTCGGTAGAAAGTGAATACGGAAAAGGCAGTACATTTATTGTTACCATTCCACAGGAAATCTGTTTAGCCGCTCCTATGATTCCGCCGTCTGACAAAATGGAACAGGCCGAGGTTTATGTCTATCTTCCAGAATCGGATAAAGAACTGACAAAATATGTCATACGCGAACTGCGCAAGCTTAGCATCCATCCTTCTTTGATTTCGTCCGTCTCCTCCATCAGTCTGGACAGATCAAACAAGAATTCTTATCTGATCATGCAGCAGGCGGATTTCCCATCCTGCCAGGAAATGATCGATTCCTTATTTTTGCAGGATCATGTGCTGCTTCTTATGAAAAACAGTGATACTACGGAATCCAAATACTATAACTATCAGCAGCTGTATCCGTACAACCTGATGATGCAGACTGCAAATATCTTAAACGGCCATCCGGTCAAGACCGCGTCCAAAAAGACAAACGTTTACGAGGATACAACGTTTCCTTCTGCCCACATATTGATCGTAGATGACAATGATGTCAATTCTTCCGTTGCAAAACGATTGATGGAACCTTATGAAATGGATATTGATGTGGCGTCCAATGGTTTTGATACACTCACAATGGCTTCCGCAAAAGACTATGATCTGATTTTCCTGGACCATATGATGCCCGGAATGGACGGAATCGAGACGGTACAGAAGCTGAGAAAAATGGACGGCATCAGAAAAGATCTTCCTGTCGTTGCCCTGACAGCCAATGTCTTCTCCGATGCGAAAACCTATTTCACAGAACAGGGATTTTCTGACTTCCTTGCAAAGCCGATCAATGTCAAAGAACTGCACAACACCCTCCTTCAGTATTTACAGGACAAAGCCGTCTTAAAGATTGTGGAAAAAAAGCTGGACGAAGCTTTTATCTCAGAAGAAGTCAAAGCCTGTTTTACATCTTTGAAACATTTCGACGTTGATGCATCCCTGGAATATTTTGATCACTCGGCTGATTTTTATTTGGAGATGCTGAAAACCTTCCGGCAGGGTCTCTTTGAACGCCGAAATGAATTGGATAAAATCTATGAAAACCAGGATATCAAATTGTTTACCATCCACGTCCATGCCATTAAATCTGCCTCAAAATCCGTAGGCGCCCTAGAATTTTCGGACTTGGCGAAAACAATGGAGGATTTTGGCCACCAAAACAACTGGAAATCCATCACACAGAAGTATCAGGAACTGCTGGACTATACAGACCTTATATTAGAAGAACTGGATTGTTGTATCAAAGCCGTACCGGCGGCAGACGAAACGAAAGAATCTCTTTCCGGTTATCCCGAAGATATCATCAAAAGTCTCTGTATTGCCGTCAATGAAATGGATTATCAAGAGGTCTCCGATGCTATTGCAAAATTGGACCGATACACTTATCCGGGAGAACTGCAAAATCTCCTGGACCGGCTCAAAACCGCCTATGATAATTTTGAATATGGGGATTTAAACCGGTGTTCTATTTTGATGTATAACTGTCTGTAA
- a CDS encoding YxeA family protein: MKNVLITVILIVSVAITAAMGIRSFLYQRKRQGVDYYTKITPLSERKEKNDYFYKVKAFDKNGNAIKLNFYGMDGHPIKKGAYLKITYGIVSDGSNDVKRWEEVNKSSIPEKALGKIEKD; encoded by the coding sequence ATGAAAAATGTTTTAATTACTGTCATTTTGATAGTCAGTGTTGCTATAACGGCAGCAATGGGAATCAGAAGCTTTCTTTATCAAAGAAAGCGGCAAGGAGTTGACTATTACACAAAGATAACGCCGCTCTCTGAACGTAAAGAAAAAAATGATTATTTTTATAAAGTCAAAGCATTTGATAAAAACGGGAATGCCATAAAATTGAACTTTTATGGCATGGACGGACATCCTATCAAGAAAGGCGCATATCTCAAGATTACATACGGAATCGTATCTGATGGAAGCAATGATGTGAAAAGATGGGAAGAGGTAAACAAAAGTTCAATTCCTGAGAAGGCTCTGGGAAAAATAGAGAAAGACTAG
- a CDS encoding Ig-like domain-containing protein has product MRRKRAIKAAALLMSASLLIGSLPTISGLGMGRKVSAAEEEMSGFATKEQLLADYSLSGAAGQKVQKVRFGLNGKGDVQSWYVAGKDPATKDGLVLFAATPLKEQQFQIFPRPKVYEAKWGCEYETDPSMVNGNHYGGSEIRAALKAMSSDPSYFSASEQKLMRETAVMTGDQRNGGLYTTKDKLYLAQGEPDSGTIQLGTIKKSDVKHGLPLKLKLYNTENNDKWFWLRTPYAVQGLSESLLTARSAGVSAAVADTEGTAIVPALQIDLSSVIFASTASSEKGQETQRKELTLRYDAGKSLGSATVLNHETVKVKGSAEDRYLVVQNKYGTWRKKATKETTVPAEYVTIKGEELTSFKDCKVWIEKTSEDRLTRATEAEEKAAVTFKDYNGKVLETQEVNYGEKANAPKTPTREGYTFTGWDKNFNKITGNVTITAQYRKNPEPTQPKQPTIRPGINLTKKEILSGKSLKLSVKNRDKGAVVSYKTSNKKIAAVNQNGTIKGVAAGRATITTIVRQGGKTYTFKTSVTVKGYLKLTKVKKTIKKGKSYKFKAKAYGIKGKFHWTVSNKKIGSISKSGKFKAKKKGKVYVIVKNGKYKAKFRVRVK; this is encoded by the coding sequence ATGAGAAGAAAAAGAGCAATCAAAGCAGCAGCATTACTGATGTCTGCCAGTCTCTTAATAGGGAGTCTGCCGACAATTTCAGGTCTGGGTATGGGCCGGAAAGTTTCGGCGGCAGAAGAAGAGATGAGTGGGTTTGCCACAAAGGAACAACTGTTGGCGGACTATAGCCTTAGCGGGGCCGCCGGTCAAAAGGTCCAAAAAGTAAGGTTTGGACTGAATGGAAAGGGAGATGTTCAGAGCTGGTATGTTGCCGGAAAAGATCCGGCCACAAAGGATGGATTGGTGTTGTTTGCAGCGACACCATTGAAAGAACAGCAGTTTCAGATTTTTCCAAGGCCGAAAGTGTATGAAGCGAAATGGGGATGCGAGTATGAAACTGATCCAAGCATGGTAAACGGTAACCACTATGGAGGAAGTGAGATTCGAGCTGCTTTAAAAGCTATGTCCAGTGATCCGTCATATTTTTCCGCATCAGAGCAGAAGCTTATGAGAGAAACAGCGGTCATGACAGGAGATCAAAGAAATGGAGGTCTTTATACAACAAAAGATAAATTGTATTTAGCACAGGGAGAACCCGATTCCGGAACGATTCAACTCGGAACAATTAAGAAATCGGATGTGAAACATGGGCTGCCGCTTAAATTAAAACTGTATAACACTGAAAATAATGATAAATGGTTTTGGCTGCGTACGCCATACGCTGTCCAAGGGTTATCTGAAAGTCTGCTGACCGCTCGCTCTGCTGGTGTCAGTGCTGCTGTTGCGGATACTGAAGGGACCGCAATTGTGCCCGCTCTACAGATTGATCTGTCATCTGTCATCTTTGCATCCACAGCGTCCTCAGAAAAGGGACAGGAAACGCAAAGGAAAGAGTTGACTCTGCGCTATGATGCGGGAAAGAGCCTTGGCTCGGCAACCGTCTTGAATCATGAAACGGTAAAAGTAAAGGGCTCAGCAGAGGATCGTTATCTGGTAGTGCAGAATAAGTATGGCACATGGAGGAAGAAAGCGACGAAAGAAACCACTGTCCCAGCCGAATATGTCACGATAAAAGGAGAAGAGCTCACCTCTTTTAAAGACTGTAAAGTATGGATAGAAAAAACCAGTGAAGATCGACTGACAAGAGCAACAGAAGCAGAAGAAAAGGCAGCGGTAACGTTTAAAGACTATAACGGAAAGGTGCTGGAAACTCAGGAAGTGAACTATGGTGAAAAAGCGAATGCACCAAAAACCCCAACAAGAGAGGGATACACTTTTACAGGCTGGGATAAGAATTTTAACAAGATTACAGGAAATGTGACTATAACAGCTCAGTATCGAAAGAATCCGGAGCCAACGCAGCCAAAGCAGCCAACGATTCGTCCAGGCATCAATCTTACAAAGAAAGAGATTTTGTCAGGGAAAAGTCTTAAATTGAGCGTAAAGAATCGAGATAAAGGTGCTGTTGTAAGCTATAAAACAAGCAACAAAAAGATCGCCGCTGTGAATCAGAATGGAACCATTAAGGGAGTTGCTGCGGGAAGAGCAACGATTACTACAATAGTGAGACAAGGAGGAAAAACTTATACGTTCAAAACCAGCGTGACTGTGAAAGGCTATCTGAAACTGACGAAAGTGAAGAAAACCATAAAAAAAGGAAAGAGTTATAAATTTAAAGCGAAAGCTTATGGGATTAAAGGTAAATTTCACTGGACCGTGTCTAATAAGAAGATTGGAAGCATTTCAAAAAGTGGTAAGTTTAAAGCAAAGAAAAAAGGAAAAGTTTATGTAATTGTGAAAAACGGAAAATATAAGGCAAAGTTCCGTGTACGAGTAAAATAA
- a CDS encoding HD domain-containing phosphohydrolase: protein MHKILIVDDSKTVLNQIMILLKKYYHVFPALSGSLALKIMEHQTPDLILLDLMMPEMDGKEFFLKIHKEKKWSDIPVIFLTSDTEDKTEAECLNIGAYDFIGKPIVTEVLLSRVEKTLELTGYRKELQKKLDEKTRQIETAYLQTMAALAHTIDAKDPDTNGHSRRVAGYTKQIAQSLGWSEQDSENAYFVALLHDIGKIGIPDAVLKKQNRLTDKEYELMKKHPAIGADILKDIKMLDGLSNGTLYHHERFDGSGYPSGLKGDEIPLIARIISVADTYDAMTSTRCYRKGMGQETALAELKKQSGRQFDPKIVNQFLKITDNLKS, encoded by the coding sequence ATGCACAAAATTTTAATCGTAGATGATAGTAAAACAGTTTTAAACCAGATAATGATACTGCTCAAAAAATATTATCATGTATTTCCCGCTTTATCTGGCAGTTTAGCACTGAAAATCATGGAGCATCAGACCCCTGATCTGATTTTGCTTGATCTGATGATGCCGGAGATGGACGGAAAGGAATTCTTTCTAAAGATTCACAAAGAAAAAAAGTGGTCTGATATCCCTGTTATTTTTCTGACTTCTGACACAGAAGACAAAACAGAGGCAGAGTGCCTGAATATCGGGGCATATGATTTTATTGGAAAACCAATTGTAACAGAAGTTCTTCTAAGCCGCGTGGAAAAAACTCTGGAACTGACCGGATATCGAAAAGAACTCCAGAAAAAACTTGATGAAAAAACCCGGCAGATTGAGACGGCATATCTTCAGACTATGGCTGCTTTAGCTCATACAATCGATGCCAAAGATCCTGACACCAACGGTCATTCCAGGCGTGTTGCAGGCTATACGAAACAGATTGCCCAAAGTCTTGGATGGTCAGAACAGGATTCTGAAAATGCTTATTTTGTTGCGCTTCTCCACGATATAGGTAAAATCGGCATTCCGGATGCCGTCTTAAAAAAACAAAACCGTCTCACAGACAAAGAGTATGAGTTAATGAAAAAACATCCGGCAATCGGCGCCGACATCTTAAAGGATATCAAAATGCTGGACGGGTTATCAAACGGTACTTTATACCACCATGAACGTTTTGACGGATCTGGTTATCCAAGCGGTCTTAAAGGCGATGAGATTCCTTTGATTGCCCGGATCATCAGCGTTGCTGATACCTATGACGCCATGACAAGCACCCGGTGTTACCGAAAAGGAATGGGCCAGGAAACAGCCCTCGCTGAATTAAAAAAACAAAGCGGCCGCCAGTTTGATCCTAAAATCGTAAATCAGTTTCTAAAAATCACTGACAATCTTAAATCTTAA
- a CDS encoding putative mucin/carbohydrate-binding domain-containing protein, whose amino-acid sequence MRKEAVKAAAWLMSACLLMGSLPASPGRTRKVSAAEPEIEGFATKEELLTDYSLSGAADKKVQKVMFGQNGRGAAQSWYIAGKDPAEENGLVLFAATPLKERQWFYSPRVTHAYEANWRCEYKNNPSQVNGNHYGGSEIRSVLKDMSSDPSYFSGAEQRVMRETAIRTADQENGSIYTTKDKLYLAQGELGSKQISVGTNEESNVNKGLKISLNQYQDGSGDWFWLRSPCSWYDLCVLAARSGSAVDYHSISINNAHHVAPALQMNLSSVIFASSAPAASFEGNQRTKGRALTMRYDAGRSLGSETILNQEKVEIRGVAGNRYLVVQNKNGAWRKKVERETTVSAKDVMIDGVTLNSFKNCKVWLEKTDADRITRATRPNQTETPSAKQTFDFYGIGTSAGKDVHFAQLEYAGGDHAILHGLNEYGSQIHPYFTGRYAYIKVRSKEGKLLFFKEYKGTDWTQKHDTKIPMPEDARVSIYHAEPDRLQTNSDDSLKKNAFKNTYIYVVKDHKLVSQKLEKQQFEFLGLGDWEFAKMDIIGGSAWIDTNYTDYGPHCYFQNQVYASIIIKDQNGKVIKKKEYIGQKNEPVGSEDILLDEGYTVTIYHAEPNRLRTNNDQQLKQHMKENTFSYIYKNQKLEEIKR is encoded by the coding sequence ATGAGAAAAGAAGCAGTCAAAGCAGCTGCATGGCTGATGTCAGCATGTCTCTTAATGGGGAGCCTGCCGGCCAGTCCGGGGAGGACAAGAAAGGTTTCAGCGGCAGAGCCCGAAATAGAGGGATTTGCCACAAAGGAAGAGCTGCTGACAGACTATAGCCTTAGCGGAGCAGCAGACAAGAAAGTTCAAAAAGTAATGTTTGGACAAAATGGAAGAGGAGCTGCCCAGAGCTGGTATATCGCAGGAAAAGATCCTGCCGAAGAGAATGGATTGGTGTTGTTTGCAGCGACACCGCTGAAGGAACGACAGTGGTTTTACAGTCCCAGAGTTACTCATGCTTATGAAGCGAACTGGAGATGTGAGTACAAAAACAATCCAAGTCAGGTAAACGGCAATCACTATGGAGGAAGCGAAATAAGAAGTGTTTTAAAAGATATGTCCAGTGATCCATCCTATTTTTCCGGAGCAGAACAAAGGGTTATGAGAGAAACAGCGATCAGGACAGCGGATCAAGAAAACGGGAGCATTTATACAACAAAAGATAAGCTGTATTTAGCGCAGGGAGAGCTGGGAAGTAAGCAGATTAGTGTTGGAACAAATGAGGAATCGAATGTAAATAAGGGGCTGAAAATTAGCTTGAATCAGTATCAGGATGGAAGCGGTGATTGGTTTTGGCTGCGTTCACCGTGTTCTTGGTATGATCTTTGTGTGTTGGCGGCTCGGTCCGGCAGTGCTGTGGATTACCACAGTATCAGTATAAACAATGCACATCATGTTGCGCCCGCGTTGCAGATGAATTTGTCATCTGTCATTTTTGCATCTTCTGCACCAGCAGCATCATTTGAGGGGAACCAGAGAACGAAAGGAAGAGCTCTGACCATGCGTTATGACGCTGGAAGAAGCCTTGGGTCAGAAACAATTCTGAATCAGGAGAAAGTAGAGATTAGAGGAGTCGCAGGCAATCGTTATCTGGTAGTACAGAACAAGAATGGTGCATGGAGAAAAAAAGTGGAGAGAGAAACCACAGTTTCAGCAAAAGACGTTATGATAGATGGAGTAACTCTCAATTCTTTTAAAAATTGTAAAGTTTGGTTAGAAAAAACGGATGCAGACAGGATCACAAGAGCAACGAGGCCGAATCAAACGGAGACTCCATCTGCAAAACAGACCTTTGATTTTTATGGCATTGGGACTTCGGCAGGAAAAGATGTACATTTTGCACAGCTTGAGTATGCGGGGGGAGATCATGCAATACTGCATGGGCTGAATGAATATGGCAGTCAGATTCATCCATACTTTACGGGAAGATACGCTTATATCAAGGTAAGAAGCAAAGAAGGAAAGCTGTTGTTTTTTAAAGAATATAAAGGGACTGACTGGACACAAAAACACGACACAAAGATCCCAATGCCGGAAGATGCAAGAGTCAGCATTTATCACGCAGAACCAGATCGCTTGCAGACAAACAGTGATGACAGTTTAAAGAAAAATGCGTTTAAGAACACCTATATTTATGTGGTGAAAGATCACAAATTAGTGTCTCAAAAGCTTGAAAAGCAGCAGTTTGAATTTTTAGGTTTAGGGGACTGGGAATTTGCAAAGATGGACATAATCGGCGGAAGTGCATGGATTGATACAAACTATACGGACTATGGACCGCATTGTTACTTCCAGAACCAGGTATATGCTTCTATCATAATCAAAGATCAAAATGGAAAAGTGATCAAGAAAAAAGAATATATCGGCCAAAAGAATGAGCCGGTGGGAAGCGAAGACATTTTACTTGACGAAGGTTATACTGTGACCATTTACCACGCAGAACCAAACCGTCTGCGGACAAACAATGACCAGCAGCTAAAACAGCATATGAAAGAAAATACATTTAGCTATATTTATAAAAACCAGAAATTAGAAGAGATTAAAAGGTGA
- a CDS encoding LytR/AlgR family response regulator transcription factor, producing the protein MRIILCDDEDTCCKLYTWMLRNIKTKYDLDFTIEVCNKGEQLLFLSEDLTSSDIILLDIMMPGIDGIQTAKQLRENGIDSKIIFLTSLSDKMLEAFDVFAYHYIIKDAVSKEKFEEIIVRAVTKAEQEADEQLIFTYRSKNCIIPLKDISYLEVQNHKVYIHYKQEQFEIYETLSNLEKRFCEHNFIRIHKSYLVALSRVVKLTSSSCLLRNEVVLPVGRSYSKHAKEAFKVWSVATL; encoded by the coding sequence ATGAGAATAATTCTTTGTGACGACGAAGATACTTGCTGCAAACTCTATACGTGGATGTTAAGAAATATTAAGACAAAATATGATTTGGATTTCACCATAGAAGTTTGCAACAAGGGAGAGCAGCTTTTATTTTTATCTGAAGATCTGACTTCTTCCGACATTATTTTACTGGATATTATGATGCCTGGCATCGACGGCATCCAAACCGCAAAACAACTCCGGGAGAATGGAATTGACAGCAAGATTATCTTTCTTACCAGCCTTTCTGACAAGATGCTTGAAGCCTTTGACGTTTTTGCTTACCATTACATCATAAAAGATGCTGTATCAAAAGAAAAATTTGAAGAAATCATCGTCCGGGCTGTAACAAAAGCCGAGCAAGAGGCGGATGAGCAGTTGATTTTTACATACCGCAGTAAAAACTGCATCATTCCCCTAAAAGATATTTCTTATCTGGAGGTTCAAAATCATAAAGTTTATATCCATTATAAACAGGAACAATTTGAAATATACGAAACGCTTTCTAATCTGGAAAAGCGTTTTTGCGAACATAATTTTATCCGGATTCACAAGTCTTATCTGGTAGCTTTAAGCAGAGTCGTAAAACTTACTTCTTCCTCCTGCCTCCTGCGAAACGAGGTCGTTCTTCCTGTAGGCAGAAGTTATTCTAAGCATGCAAAAGAAGCTTTTAAAGTCTGGAGTGTAGCAACATTGTGA